In Euleptes europaea isolate rEulEur1 chromosome 10, rEulEur1.hap1, whole genome shotgun sequence, the genomic window tggtatattcagaattctgccctgcattaccatagaagggttagcattcaatctagccaagcaaaaagctctacagagacgaggagttgtcagataatatgtataggcaggcagaccacgtggagggggtattccgaagaactgggatgaacaggcGCGACGAGCGCGAAAAGTAGCGCTGTCGCCTATGGCTCCAGGGCAAACacccctgaagctgccttctaccgaaccagaccctccttggtccatccaagtgggtattgtctactcggagcggcagcggctctccagggtctccggcaggggtctccGGCCGCAAGCGAGAcccagaaggaagggaagggcttTGCAGCGCCGGGCGGGCGGGGAGGGCTGGCCTCCCTCTGGGCGTCCAGCCAGGAGCGGCGCTGTCGCCGCAGCctgccggggaggggaggggggggactcttGGTGGGCGAGCGGCGGAGGCGGCTCCTTCGCCTCCTGAcgccgccggccggccggccggccgctaTGGCCCAGCCCAAGattagcagcagcagcggcagcagcagccgcagcttgaagggcggcggcggcggcggcggcgaagcGGGCGGCGGGCAGGGGGGAGGCCGCTTCTGCCGCTCCACTTCCATGGCGGACCGCTCCAGCCGCCTGCTGGAGAGCCTCGACCAGCTGGAGCGGAGGTGaaggcggccggcggcggcggggcgggggccggggcggaGACGGTGGGCTCTTGTGcttcggggagggaagggaggcaggGACGGAGAGAGGGCCTGGGGAGGCCGGCGAGCAGCCGCGCGCGCCCTGCCTTGGCTCCGGAGAGAAGCCGCTCCGTTGCAAGTgtctccttttttattattaatcaTTATTAATTAATTTCTATTAAgtattattaattaattttattgttatttaatttttattaaatattaatttttattaattgttaatcattattaattttattaagtaATTTGTATTACTTGttatttaaatttattaaatattaattattaataatttttattgattgttaaccattattgattttattaattaatttttattattaataaaattttattattaatttttatttaattgttatTAAATTGTTATtgaatattttttattaattgttgatCATTATTAatttttacttattatttatatttattatttacttattattactattattattgattttattaACATTACTTTTTATTAACGTTacttattattactattacttattattattgattttattaacattacttattattaattattattaatattaaattattattaattaatattaaattattgttttttatatttggAAAGCGAGAGCTAAGGCGGCTGTTTTCACGAGGATAGGGGCACCCCCAACATGAGACACGTGGTTACTAATTAGGCTGACCAGACCTACCATTTTGAAAGGGACAGTCCCATTTTGATCAGATTTCCTTTTTCATTCACGGTCATTGATGCCcggggaggtttttgccttggattggctgctctctagatgcacgttttccccatccgaattctcgaaactctgcatgggggcttattgttgagttttgagaatttggatgggggaagtgGGCATCTAAAGAGTTATTTTGAGAATGTCAATtttttgtcccgttttgcacctcGTTACACTTCCAATGCTTCCGTTCTGCATTTCTTACACTGCATgtaggcatggctgggtaaatgctcatagaaaaagtgctccgatcGGTACTTTCACATAGCCCAAAAAGATgggtctccaggtggtggaaacTGGTATGTTTCCACCACCTTGGGCCACCTCACACTTTCCCTTCAACTATGCAAGAGTGAGGAAGACATGTACTGCTGGAAGATGGTCCAGGGTTGTGAGTGAAACACACAGGTGCTCTAGTGGGAGAGATCTATAAATAGTTCCAAACTAGCAGAGACCTGGGAGTCACAGCTGTCATTACAGAAAGTATATGGAGTCTGGGCACCTTTTTGGCTTGGCAGGATCTGTGCCTGGACTGTGAGGAGTAACTATCATGCAATCCTAAGCCTTTTACACAAACATAAATGCCACTAGTTCAGTGGGGCATACACACTGACAAGTGTGCTTAGGTGTACAGCCTGAGTTGCCAGGAGTACCCAAGAGCTAAAACGGGGGTCTCCGACGTGGTGCCTGTAGGTGCTATGGCACCCATTGACATCTTTccaggtgcctgccaagtgtttatagaaagtaggcagggccagaTAAGGCTTTTGACCTGCAGGGCTTCCACGTAGCCTCTGGTGATCTGATTGACTGTGCAcatctttaaaaatgttgtttggcAGCAGCCGTCAGCACAACAAAATCCGTGGGTAGACCTGGTTCCAAGTCCAGAGACCAAATCTATCTGcttctctgttttttgtttttttaaataggtagacctggcctctggattcGGAGCCTAGGTCTCCCTACAGATTGCGTGCAAAACAAAATAGAGGTAAcgtttatttatggtttgaacagaACATTGAAGCAAGTAAGGTTGATGTTACAACATTTCGTTTCCCATTGAACTTTTGATCTGTTTTCCTATTTCCACAATTGGGATTCTTCGTTACAAATTgacatttttcagccagctctaaaCAGCACTTCACAGTTTCACTCAGCCAGACTCATTCTTTTCCCTCTCAACTCCCTAGCTGCTAACTCCCAACTGTCCCTCCCCAACATGCAGTCAACTCTCACTAGTCACTGATAGGGAGCTGCGGAACCTAACCTGTCCTTCACAGAGATTTATGACCATTCCCCGGTCTTCAAGATGGGTATTCTAGGAGAAAAGGAAGGGATGGTGACTGTGGACTTAATGGACAGGACTGTCTTTCTTCCCCTTCTATCCCATTGGAAGCACATCACACAAACCCTACTGAGGGACTGGGTCGGCTGTTAACTCTTCAAGGTAGAAAGAACGGCATTTTGGGCCCAAGCCAGGAGATGTAAGAGCAAAAAAAATAGTTCATTCTAGTTTGTGAAATTAATTAATACTGCTATGAATCACTTGTCACTTGCCACGTTTTCTTTTTCTCCAGCGAATGTGTTGATAAGGGCTATTTTTCAGGGTGTACATTCTTTTCTCTATtgttcctcctcctttcccccacccttaGGGTTGAAGCCTTGCGGGATGCAGCATCATCAATggaacaagaaaaagaaactcTCCTGGAAATGATCCATAATATACAGAACAGCCAAGATATGAGGAATATTAGTGAAGGTGGGAGCTCAGCAAACTTCTTACTTGTAGATCTCTTAATTTGCCCAAagtaagattaaaaaataataataaggttGATCAAGCAAACAGAGGACGTTCCCATAAGCAGATGCTTCCCAGCAGCTCACTGTAACCTTTTCCTTCCCTGGCCAGTAAAGCCATAGCTAAGGGTCTGGGTACCCGTGAGTACAATCAGCTATGTGGCATGAAGGTCTGTAGTAAGGGGTAATCAGATGAAATTGTACCTCTCCCTTACTCTTCTTCTGTTCAGTTAGCTCCACGTATTTGGGACGGGGGAGCAATTTTATCTGATCCCTCCTTCTTACTATAGCTCCCCGCTTTGTCATACCCAACCCATACTTATTTCATAAAGAATGATACATTGCAGCATGTTTGGCCTGGCCCTCTACATGATAAATGAATGCATGTCAATTGATTTATCTAGTATGGAGTAAAGACTGTAAATCTCTCCAAGAGCCACTCCTAGCAGTGTGCAATAACAATGCCACTCTTAACTTCTGTGGCCTGCTATAGAAGACTAGCAATGCcgtcccaagcagagttacacctttctgagcCTACTGACTTCAGCAactttagaagggtataattctgcttaggaacGCAGTGTCCATCACACATCAAGTGCCACAATTAGTTCTCTTCAGTCTCCCTATAAGTGTGATAATTTGGCATTTTATAAAAGCTTCAGACCAAAGTGTTTCACTTTCAAATGCAGGTGAAAGAGAAGAGCTCAGTCTGACTGCCAAACGTCTGATGGGCAGGACCCTCACAGTCGAGGTTTCTGTAGAAACCATCCGAAATCCCCAGCAGCAGGAATCTCTGTTTCACGCTACGCGGATGATTGATGAAATAGTCAGCAAACTCTTAGATGACTTAGACGACTCCAAGAGCCGCTTAATGTCACTGTATGGGGCCTGTACATCTGAGGTGCCATCTGGACCCATTGATCAGAAGTTCCAGTCGGTTGTAATTGGATGTGCTATAGAAGATCAGAAGAAAATCAAGAGACGGCTAGAGACATTACTAAGGAATTTAGAAAAATCCGAAAAATCCATCATGCTCTTAGAGCATCAAAAGGCAACTACAAGGCACCTCTGCAACAATGTAAAAGATTAAATGCTATCCCCGTTTCCACAAAGCGCACAAAAACAAGGAATGCTGCTTTAAAAATCCTAAGTCATGGGGCTTCTTAATGCATAGCTGATACTGTGGAAATCTGAATGAACAGAGAACTTCTCCCTAACTCAAGTCCTTGGCTGTTCAAAGCACATAGAAGCATAGCTGGAAGAAGAAAATTCTAGACAATGCCCTTACCTtatgctgggggtaaaatgtctCTGACTCCATGGGCGATAAGGTGAAGACCAGTTAAAGTTTACTCTTGCAGAGCATTTACCCTATGGCAGCTATGAGGTAAAGCAACTGCAGGAACCATACTAATATCATTCAGCAGTTTTAATTTCCTGGCTTTTTTCTCCCacacaggaatttcccaggcagcTTGTAACTGCTGTTGGGGGGGAACATGTACTTAGGGTGCTGGGTACATTTAATAGGTAGCTGTGACCTCATGCAACACAGTGGCAATGATGCAGGCACTTTTTGTCTTTTTAAGGATTAGCCTTCTCATAACTCATGTGAAGTTTGTTTGTAGGGAATTAACcatattatatttttaatattctTAAAATCATATGTTCCTGCTAAACTTGAAACTGATCAgtaccatttttgttttgttcttttttttagcTCAGTAAAGTTTCAGTCTCATTAATCGTGTACAAAAAAATCATCTAGCACATTTCCCCATCTTTGGTGAATGAACCTGTACAGTAGGGAGAAAAAAGttgatgtgtatttttttttgccatagatCTACAAATAAAGAGATTGTGCTTTGCACTTTAAGCATTTCAGTAGTCTTTGGATACTATACTGGGTATCTATAGATCATTTAATTGCTGGAGACAAATAAATAGTAGGTACCCTTGAATTGTATTTTAATTGCCTTCTTTCTATCCCGGGACCTGGAAGTGAGTTAGGAAAAACAGGGGCAAAATAGCTAGAACAGTTTGAAGTAGAGATGTATCCTGAGCAGCACAGGATTGCCTTCTCTCACCCCTCTTGTTCTATATATATAAATTAGATTTTGTTCTATATATAAGTTAgattatctgttgtggggagaaaataaATTCAGGGCGCTAAGATAAAGCTATCAAAATTATCAGGTATAATAGTGGATATTCAGTAATATTAGCTAAAATGCGAAGATGTAACAGAGTATTATATAGAAAAAGTATGGAATTCAATATTTAAGCATATGCGATAAAGTTTAAAAATTGTGCCGTTATTGCAAATCATTGCACTAAACTGCAGAGAATGTTAATTCTGTATGTGATTTTTGCTACATTTAGAAATTAATCATAAACCAGACTGAATTTCCTTCTTCTTTAGCTTAACTAAGGTTTCAACGTATGCACAAGGTAAAGGCAACAAGGACAGGTAGGCGAAACGTAAGTAGATAATACTACTGATATTTCCAACTAAGAAGAATTGTTGGCATGAAAGCCTATCCATTGATTACTGCACAATTTGAAGGGTTTTGATCGTGTGTAAGCACAAATGGAAGCCCTTCcgcatcagaccagtggttcatctagtacAGCAACTAATTTCACAACTGCAGCCAACCACCTGCCCCAGAGGACCAACAAACAAGCATAGAAGCCAAGCCTTTGACTGATGCCTCttagcactggaattcagaggtttgctacctgtgactatggaagttccctttattCACCTTGGCTAGTAGCCGCTAAGAGAGAGATTAACGGAGGATAGTTCTAactct contains:
- the BAG2 gene encoding LOW QUALITY PROTEIN: BAG family molecular chaperone regulator 2 (The sequence of the model RefSeq protein was modified relative to this genomic sequence to represent the inferred CDS: deleted 1 base in 1 codon); translated protein: MTGNRLATSHTSLTEPETPHPLQVSTSLMLTRVSGRKRDPEGREGLCSAGRAGRAGLPLGVQPGAALSPQPAGEGRGGTLGGRAAEAALRLLTPPAGRPAAMAQPKISSSSGSSSRSLKGGGGGGGEAGGGQGGGRFCRSTSMADRSSRLLESLDQLERRVEALRDAASSMEQEKETLLEMIHNIQNSQDMRNISEGEREELSLTAKRLMGRTLTVEVSVETIRNPQQQESLFHATRMIDEIVSKLLDDLDDSKSRLMSLYGACTSEVPSGPIDQKFQSVVIGCAIEDQKKIKRRLETLLRNLEKSEKSIMLLEHQKATTRHLCNNVKD